The following coding sequences lie in one Salipiger sp. H15 genomic window:
- a CDS encoding IS30 family transposase: protein MGRCYLQLSFEERIKIAKWREAKMPIPEIADRLSRAPSTIYRDLKRNHFDGGDLPELAGYYALNAQTMSEKRRALHRKMVQHPQLKAAVEHGLKAGWSPEQIAGRMRLEQHGVRVSHETIYRYAYSKDGRAEQFYRHLPEHRRRRRPRGYRRYQRSHISDAQSLSNRPDCVAERVEFGHWECDLVMFRKEHGKINVTSLVERVSRYTVVLRNEDRRSKPIMESLIQGLSALPADARQSITFDRGTEFSAWQRLKDGIGADSWFCDPQAPWQKGTVENTNNRLRKFLPRSTEPTALTNRYLRSICQRLNATPRKCLVRLRRGPSDGALEVMLSPTLWST from the coding sequence ATGGGTCGTTGTTACCTTCAGCTGAGTTTCGAGGAACGGATCAAGATTGCCAAGTGGCGTGAGGCCAAGATGCCGATCCCAGAGATCGCGGATCGCCTGAGCCGCGCCCCCTCGACCATCTACCGCGATCTGAAGCGCAATCACTTCGACGGCGGCGACCTGCCCGAGCTCGCGGGATACTACGCGCTGAATGCCCAGACCATGAGCGAGAAGCGCCGCGCCCTTCACCGCAAGATGGTTCAGCACCCTCAGCTCAAAGCTGCCGTCGAGCATGGGCTCAAGGCTGGCTGGTCGCCGGAGCAGATCGCCGGCCGGATGCGTCTCGAGCAGCATGGGGTCCGTGTGAGCCACGAGACGATCTATCGCTACGCCTACTCGAAGGACGGTCGCGCCGAGCAGTTCTACCGACATCTCCCCGAGCATCGCAGACGCCGCAGACCGCGTGGATACCGCCGGTACCAGCGCAGCCACATCTCTGATGCGCAAAGCCTTTCAAACAGGCCGGATTGCGTCGCCGAGCGCGTTGAGTTTGGGCACTGGGAATGTGACCTGGTGATGTTCCGCAAGGAGCACGGCAAGATCAACGTGACCTCCCTGGTGGAGCGTGTCAGCCGCTATACCGTCGTGCTGCGCAACGAGGACCGACGATCGAAGCCTATCATGGAATCCCTCATCCAGGGGCTCTCCGCCCTGCCCGCGGATGCGCGGCAATCCATCACTTTCGACCGCGGAACCGAGTTCTCGGCATGGCAGCGGCTCAAGGATGGGATCGGCGCGGACAGTTGGTTTTGCGACCCGCAGGCGCCCTGGCAGAAAGGCACCGTCGAGAACACCAACAACCGTCTTCGCAAGTTCCTGCCCCGCTCGACCGAGCCGACGGCCCTGACAAATCGATATTTGAGGTCGATTTGCCAGCGCCTCAACGCGACGCCCCGCAAATGCCTGGTACGCCTCCGGCGAGGGCCGTCTGACGGGGCTTTGGAAGTGATGCTAAGTCCGACCTTATGGTCGACCTAA
- a CDS encoding transposase, with product MVDLKFTPEIEILAAGDVPRRRHWNDADKLHVVKESYLGHRQVTATARRHGISRSLLTTWRRQYRNGELIREEVPAFLPLTLAPEASDPSPRAAAKNVQMEIVLRNGRRLLVSSAVDPDALARLLPVLEGR from the coding sequence ATGGTCGACCTAAAGTTCACTCCCGAGATCGAGATCCTGGCAGCCGGGGATGTTCCGCGCCGGCGACACTGGAACGATGCGGATAAGCTCCATGTCGTGAAGGAAAGCTATCTGGGACACCGCCAGGTCACAGCGACGGCGCGGCGGCATGGGATCTCGCGGTCCCTTCTGACGACTTGGCGGCGTCAATATCGGAACGGTGAGTTGATCCGAGAGGAGGTTCCGGCATTTTTGCCGCTTACTCTCGCCCCCGAGGCCTCCGATCCGTCGCCACGTGCTGCCGCCAAGAATGTCCAGATGGAGATCGTGCTCAGGAACGGGCGGCGTTTGCTTGTGTCCTCGGCCGTTGATCCCGATGCCCTGGCCCGCCTCTTGCCCGTGCTGGAAGGACGATGA